One Melitaea cinxia chromosome 20, ilMelCinx1.1, whole genome shotgun sequence DNA segment encodes these proteins:
- the LOC123663660 gene encoding uncharacterized protein LOC123663660, whose product MDSVSNCTLLEVTKEQILAVRRDCNLDTQQLNENVDILENWCRSQDQLVEALPYLGRNILERFLIKEKGSLERAKQAIDKALAVRGMMPEFLLNEETKITLEKFYNLFDNVLITSLPKVNPKDGTRIFLSRIMNDNFEDINLIEKAKFTGFFLDVRMTHDYVFSDRLVFDLQHLKPSVIKLLNPIVLKKVNIFFMGAYKFKIKGIHILNAPSFFDKVFFILKGFFEEKLVERVNIHSSYEDLYKQISKEILPKEYGGESMSFADLIEEWKKYLKSDVGKRIIENSKKLVSDESKRSLFKFDEEYFGLPGSFKQIKID is encoded by the exons atggACTCCGTATCGAATTGCACCCTATTAGAAGTAACAAAGGAACAAATATTGGCAGTTCGGAGGGATTGTAATTTAGACACGCAGCAGTTAAACGAAAACGTGGACATACTTGAAAATTGGTGCAGGAGTCAAGATCAGTTAGTTGAAGCATTACCGTATTTAG gTCGTAATATTTTGGAACGTTTTCTGATAAAAGAAAAAGGATCCCTTGAACGGGCGAAACAAGCAATTGATAAAGCATTAGCAGTAAGAGGAATGATGCCTGAGTTCTTATTAAAcgaagaaacaaaaataacctTAGAAAAATTTTACAATCTTTTTGACAATGT TTTGATCACATCATTACCAAAAGTCAATCCTAAAGATGGCACACGGATATTTTTATCGAGAATAATGAACGATAACTTTGAAGACATTAACTTGATAGAAAAGGCAAAGTTTACTGGTTTT ttcttaGACGTAAGGATGACGCACGACTACGTTTTCTCCGACAGACTCGTTTTTGATCTTCAACACCTAAAACCAAGTGTCATTAAATTATTGAATCCCATAGTTCTAAAGAAGGTGAATATTTTCTTCATG GGGGcctacaaatttaaaataaaaggtatTCATATCCTAAACGCTCCATCGTTTTTTGATaaggtattttttatacttaaaggATTTTTCGAAGAAAAATTAGTCGAAAGAGTTAATATTCATAGCTCTTACGAAGATCTGTATAAACAAATATCTAAAGAAATTCTTCCGAAAGAGTATGGTGGTGAGAGTATGAGTTTCGCCGATTTAAttg aGGAATGGAAAAAGTACCTTAAATCTGATGTAGGAAAACGTATCATAGAAAACTCAAAGAAACTTGTATCTGACGAGTCAAAACGAAGCTTGTTCAAGTTCGATGAAGAATATTTTGGTTTGCCTGGATCTttcaaacagataaaaatagaTTAG